A section of the Alkalihalobacillus sp. LMS39 genome encodes:
- a CDS encoding sugar ABC transporter permease, with translation MESQQVVHNRTNSVTKQLKIKKKKQKWDLKRTWQLHVLVIPALVLGLIFQYGPMFGIIMAFQDFKPWLGITGSQWVGLEHFRTMFEYDYARQVIWNTIVISVLKIIFGLIVPITVALLLNEMYKMVIKRTVQTIIYLPYFLSWVILGGILLDLLSPDGGLVNQVIGFFGIDPIFFLGSNDWFRTTVIISDLWKETGFNTIVFLAAITAVNPSLYEAAVVDGANRWKQTLYITIPAMLPIIIVVGTLSLGNVLNAGFDQIFNLYNPLVYQTGDIIDTYVYRVSLVSGDFSYGTAVGLFKSLISLVLIIIGYRFAYKYANWRIF, from the coding sequence ATGGAGAGTCAGCAAGTCGTCCACAATCGGACTAATAGCGTTACCAAGCAATTAAAAATAAAAAAGAAAAAACAAAAATGGGATTTGAAAAGAACATGGCAGCTTCATGTACTAGTAATACCTGCATTAGTCTTAGGGCTTATTTTTCAATACGGCCCAATGTTTGGGATTATTATGGCATTTCAAGATTTTAAACCGTGGTTAGGTATTACCGGTTCACAATGGGTCGGACTTGAACACTTTCGTACGATGTTTGAATACGATTATGCAAGACAAGTAATCTGGAATACGATTGTCATTTCGGTTTTAAAGATTATTTTTGGGTTAATAGTTCCCATTACTGTAGCCTTACTATTAAATGAGATGTACAAGATGGTCATTAAACGAACGGTTCAAACGATTATATATTTGCCGTATTTTTTATCATGGGTTATATTAGGCGGGATTTTACTAGATTTACTTTCTCCGGATGGAGGGCTGGTCAATCAAGTCATTGGATTTTTCGGTATTGATCCGATTTTTTTCTTAGGGAGCAATGACTGGTTTCGAACTACTGTGATTATAAGTGATTTATGGAAAGAAACCGGGTTTAATACAATTGTATTTCTAGCAGCAATTACGGCTGTAAATCCTAGTTTATATGAGGCAGCAGTTGTTGATGGCGCGAACCGTTGGAAGCAAACTCTTTATATTACAATTCCAGCTATGCTACCAATTATTATTGTAGTTGGTACATTATCACTCGGAAATGTATTGAATGCAGGCTTTGACCAAATTTTTAATCTGTACAATCCACTCGTCTATCAAACGGGAGACATTATTGATACGTATGTTTATCGGGTTTCGTTAGTAAGTGGTGACTTTAGTTATGGTACAGCTGTTGGATTGTTTAAATCCCTTATCAGCTTAGTTCTCATCATTATTGGCTATCGCTTTGCCTATAAATACGCAAACTGGAGAATTTTCTAG